From the Sulfurirhabdus autotrophica genome, the window ATTAGTGCATTAGGTGTTGATGCGCAGTATCGCCCACGAAATGACATCGAAGTGAATGGCAAAAAAATATCAGGGACCGGCGGCGCATTTGATGGTGATGCCTTGATGTACCAAGGCACGTTGCTGATCCAGTTTGATGTAGAAAAAATGTTACGCGTACTGCGTATTCCGGCAGAAAAGTTATCCGATAAAGCTATCGCATCTGCTAGGGATCGGGTTGCAAACTTGGCGGATTTACTGGGAAAAACGCCAGAAATGGCAGAAGTAAAGGTGAAATTGGCAGACGCATTTGCACAGGAATTTAATGTCACGTTTGAATCAGGTGAATTGTCGGAAATTGAGCAAGCACGTTATGAAGTAGCGTTGGCTGAAATTGACCACCCTGACTGGGTAAATATGTTGTCTAAACCAGTTTCGGACATGCCATTAGTTGAAGCGGTACAGAAATTTTCGGGTGGACTGCTTAGAGTGCGTGTTGCGTTTGACCGGAAAATGCAGCGAATTAAGCAGGTGTGGTTCACGGGGGATGTGTTTGTCAGTCCCAAGCGTATCATTGCCGATCTGGAATCAGCCTTGCGTGATACGCATGCTGAACAGCTGGAACAGAAAGTGAATGATTTTTTTGCTCAGAGAAAAGTGGATATGTTGACGCTAATGCCAGCCGATTTTATTGCCGTAATAACATTGGCGCTTGATTCAGCAGAAACAACTGAACCAATAGGGCAAACAGACGCAACGTAATTAGTTTTCTCCAATTTTGGAATGATGTAGTTTGCAATAGCGAAATAAGCTGGGAATACTGGATTGGTTAAGAAGGTTGATGTTCTGATTATTGGGCTGGGCCCCGCGGGTGGCGCAGCAGCTGTTGCCGCAGCGCGAGAAGGTTTGTCCGTGCTGGTAATCGATCGTCGCAAGGAAGTCGGTTTGCCGGTGCAATGCGCTGAGTTCATCCCTTTACCTATGGGTAAATATGCCCAGTCTGAAGGGGTGATATTTCAGCGTATCACCGGAATGAAAAGCTTGCTTCCTTCAGGTGCAGTGGAAGAAACAGAATTTCCTGGGTTGATGATAGACAGGGCTG encodes:
- a CDS encoding lipoate--protein ligase family protein, with amino-acid sequence MNKIWRTIDTGLLPAAENMALNRALLEARQANEIPNTLRFLRFKPCALLGFHQSAEQELNLDYCADNDIDIQRRITGGGAIYFDETQIGWELYLNKHDLGTADMTQISRRICEAAAKGISALGVDAQYRPRNDIEVNGKKISGTGGAFDGDALMYQGTLLIQFDVEKMLRVLRIPAEKLSDKAIASARDRVANLADLLGKTPEMAEVKVKLADAFAQEFNVTFESGELSEIEQARYEVALAEIDHPDWVNMLSKPVSDMPLVEAVQKFSGGLLRVRVAFDRKMQRIKQVWFTGDVFVSPKRIIADLESALRDTHAEQLEQKVNDFFAQRKVDMLTLMPADFIAVITLALDSAETTEPIGQTDAT